The Falco peregrinus isolate bFalPer1 chromosome 9, bFalPer1.pri, whole genome shotgun sequence genome includes a window with the following:
- the INAFM2 gene encoding putative transmembrane protein INAFM2, which yields MKEKEAGAERGKPATYTGDKKARMAAKTNKKWVRLATVLAYVLSVSLAAIVLAVYYSLIWQPVRGGSSGPGPAAGTSQPRTAPPSGPAAGQPPAAPTQEAPPPPPRTGPGPGSDAGVAQTGRPAASPLPPGPEAGAAALRRVRGSP from the coding sequence ATGAAGGAGAAGGAGGCAGGGGCGGAGCGGGGCAAGCCCGCCACTTACACCGGGGACAAGAAGGCGCGCATGGCGGCCAAGACCAACAAGAAGTGGGTGCGCCTGGCCACCGTGCTGGCCTACGTCCTCTCCGTCTCGCTGGCCGCCATCGTCCTCGCCGTCTACTACAGCCTCATCTGGCAGCCGGTGCGCGGCGGCTCctccggccccggccccgccgccggcacctcgcagccccgcaccgcgccgccGTCGGGCCCCGCGGCCGGCcagccgcccgccgcgcccaCGCAGgaggccccgccgccgccgccgcggacGGGCCCGGGCCCCGGCTCCGACGCCGGCGTCGCCCAGACGGGCCGCCCGGCCGCCTCCCCGCTGCCGCCCGGGCCCGAGGCGGGGGCCGCCGCGCTGCGCCGGGTGCGTGGCAGCCCCTGA